The Sinomonas sp. P10A9 genome includes a window with the following:
- a CDS encoding ABC transporter permease: protein MSEADTARGSHTARLLASELLVLFGRWRTWTMLAALAAVPVVIGLAVRFAPGRPPSGRGPVFLDQITNNGLFAGVVGLVVCTPLFLPLTVSVVAGDTIAGESGLGTLRYLLVAPVGRIRLLVVKYLSSAVFCAAAGLAVVLGGVLVGVVLFPLGQATLLSGAQIGPGESLVRLLLMAAYVTVSLLGLAAIGLFASTLTGVPVGAMAATAVLAVVSQILGALDQLDWLHPWLFTDHWLGIADFLRDPISWDSFGQNAWLQLGYVTFFGALAYGRFTTKDILA, encoded by the coding sequence ATGTCGGAGGCTGACACCGCCCGCGGCTCGCACACCGCAAGGCTGCTCGCCTCCGAGCTGCTCGTCCTGTTCGGGCGCTGGCGGACGTGGACGATGCTTGCGGCCCTCGCCGCCGTGCCCGTGGTCATCGGGCTCGCCGTTCGCTTCGCCCCTGGACGGCCCCCGAGCGGGCGGGGACCCGTGTTCCTGGACCAGATCACCAACAACGGGCTCTTCGCCGGAGTCGTGGGGCTGGTCGTGTGCACCCCCCTCTTCCTGCCGCTGACCGTCAGCGTCGTCGCAGGGGATACGATCGCGGGCGAGTCGGGCCTGGGAACCCTGCGCTATCTGCTCGTTGCTCCTGTCGGGCGCATCAGGCTGCTCGTGGTGAAGTACCTCAGCTCCGCCGTGTTCTGCGCGGCGGCGGGACTCGCCGTCGTGCTGGGAGGGGTTCTTGTGGGCGTCGTGCTGTTCCCGCTCGGACAGGCCACGCTCTTGTCGGGGGCGCAGATCGGGCCCGGCGAATCGCTGGTCCGGCTCCTGCTCATGGCAGCCTACGTGACCGTCTCGCTGCTGGGCCTCGCTGCGATCGGCTTGTTCGCCTCGACGCTCACGGGTGTGCCGGTCGGAGCCATGGCCGCGACCGCCGTGCTCGCTGTGGTCTCGCAGATCCTCGGTGCGCTCGACCAGCTCGACTGGCTGCATCCATGGCTCTTCACGGACCACTGGCTCGGGATTGCGGACTTCCTGCGCGACCCGATCTCGTGGGATTCCTTCGGGCAGAACGCCTGGCTCCAGCTCGGCTACGTCACCTTCTTCGGGGCCCTCGCCTACGGCAGGTTCACCACGAAGGACATCCTCGCCTGA
- a CDS encoding MoaD/ThiS family protein, which translates to MTLRYYAAAQAAAGVGEEPLEAPDGATLADALEAALAVVRVPAGGAGTPTTAPALADVLRRCSFLVNEVAAKDRSRGLADGDVVDVLPPFAGG; encoded by the coding sequence ATCACCCTGCGGTACTACGCCGCGGCCCAGGCCGCCGCCGGCGTCGGCGAGGAGCCCCTCGAGGCGCCCGACGGCGCGACCCTGGCCGACGCGCTCGAAGCAGCGCTCGCCGTCGTCCGCGTTCCGGCGGGTGGGGCGGGCACCCCGACCACCGCGCCGGCGCTTGCCGACGTGCTGCGGAGGTGCTCATTCCTCGTCAACGAGGTCGCAGCGAAGGACCGTTCCCGCGGGCTCGCGGACGGCGACGTCGTGGACGTGCTTCCGCCCTTCGCCGGGGGCTGA
- the moaC gene encoding cyclic pyranopterin monophosphate synthase MoaC, which produces MVDVSGKLETTREATAQAVLTTTPEVMALLTEGGLPKGDAFAVARVAGIMAAKKTPELIPLCHPLPLTKVTVDFESGPTSVTVLATVKTRGVTGVEMEALTAASIAALGVYDMVKAVDKHAVISEVKVLAKSGGKSGDWTLGETR; this is translated from the coding sequence ATGGTCGATGTGAGCGGCAAGCTGGAAACCACGCGCGAGGCCACGGCCCAGGCGGTCCTGACAACCACGCCCGAGGTCATGGCACTCCTGACGGAGGGCGGCCTGCCCAAGGGCGATGCGTTCGCGGTGGCTCGGGTCGCGGGCATCATGGCGGCCAAGAAGACCCCTGAACTCATCCCGCTGTGCCATCCGCTGCCGCTCACCAAGGTCACGGTCGACTTCGAGTCCGGCCCTACCTCGGTGACCGTGCTCGCCACCGTCAAGACCCGTGGCGTGACAGGGGTAGAGATGGAGGCCCTCACCGCGGCGTCGATTGCGGCCCTCGGTGTCTACGACATGGTCAAGGCGGTCGACAAACACGCGGTCATCTCCGAGGTCAAGGTCCTCGCGAAGTCCGGGGGCAAGAGCGGGGACTGGACGCTCGGGGAGACCCGATGA
- the glp gene encoding gephyrin-like molybdotransferase Glp encodes MTGPAAGTGPAHVHNHLETGTGKGVHENSRAGHRSVQEHRSVQEHRARIAALIAPLAARPLERLPLRAALGTALGSDLVAPVDLPPFDNSQMDGFAVRSVDFRGAVGGGAREFTVGAAIPAGAVPVPLAPGHAAPIMTGAMMPEGADAVVPVERAEPPRFPEEGATVSLPSVEAGTYVRRTGSDVAAGAVVLAAGTAMGAPQIGLAAGLGLSTVPVRRPVRITLLSTGAELAAAGTRLAPGQIYDANGMLLWAALREAGIAAANVAVRSDDPDELRRELERLAGLEGEARPDVVITTGGVSKGAFEATKLALDGHDVEFAHLAMQPGGPQGLGTFEGLPVVAFPGNPVSCWISWEVLLRPVLAELFGAPRGRRRLRAPLAEALTSPPGKLQVRRARLRADGCVELVGGPGSHLLGALAASDALAMVPDGVTELEVGAEVEVWLT; translated from the coding sequence ATGACAGGTCCCGCGGCGGGCACCGGCCCCGCGCACGTCCACAACCATCTGGAGACCGGGACGGGCAAGGGCGTCCACGAGAACTCCCGGGCAGGGCACCGGAGCGTACAGGAGCACCGGAGCGTCCAAGAGCACCGCGCACGGATCGCCGCACTGATCGCGCCGCTGGCTGCGCGGCCACTCGAGCGGCTGCCGCTCCGTGCGGCGCTGGGCACGGCTCTGGGCTCCGACCTCGTGGCGCCCGTGGACCTGCCCCCGTTCGACAATTCGCAGATGGACGGTTTCGCGGTCCGGTCCGTTGACTTCAGGGGGGCTGTAGGCGGGGGAGCACGGGAGTTCACGGTCGGGGCAGCCATTCCTGCAGGTGCGGTGCCCGTGCCGCTCGCCCCGGGGCACGCTGCGCCCATCATGACCGGGGCGATGATGCCCGAGGGTGCGGACGCCGTAGTACCGGTCGAGCGGGCCGAGCCGCCCAGGTTCCCCGAGGAGGGCGCCACGGTGTCCCTCCCCTCCGTGGAGGCGGGCACCTACGTGCGGCGCACCGGGAGCGACGTGGCCGCGGGCGCCGTCGTGCTCGCGGCCGGCACCGCGATGGGGGCTCCCCAGATCGGCCTCGCCGCCGGCCTCGGCCTCTCAACGGTGCCGGTGCGCCGTCCGGTGCGGATCACGCTCCTGAGCACCGGCGCCGAGCTGGCCGCCGCGGGCACGCGGCTGGCGCCGGGACAGATCTATGACGCGAACGGGATGCTCCTGTGGGCCGCCCTGCGCGAGGCCGGCATCGCGGCCGCGAACGTGGCTGTCCGCAGCGACGATCCCGATGAGCTGCGGCGCGAACTCGAGAGGCTCGCGGGGCTCGAGGGGGAGGCGCGGCCGGACGTCGTCATCACCACGGGAGGCGTCTCGAAGGGCGCGTTCGAGGCGACCAAGCTCGCCCTCGACGGGCACGACGTCGAGTTCGCGCACCTCGCGATGCAGCCCGGCGGCCCGCAGGGCCTCGGGACCTTCGAGGGACTGCCGGTCGTCGCCTTCCCCGGGAATCCCGTGAGCTGCTGGATCTCGTGGGAAGTGCTCCTGCGCCCCGTCCTCGCCGAGCTCTTCGGGGCGCCGCGGGGCCGGCGCCGCCTGAGGGCGCCGCTGGCCGAGGCGCTCACGTCGCCGCCCGGGAAGCTCCAGGTGCGGCGCGCCAGGCTCCGCGCCGACGGATGCGTCGAACTCGTCGGGGGACCGGGCTCGCACCTCCTCGGCGCCCTCGCGGCCTCGGACGCCCTCGCCATGGTGCCCGATGGCGTCACCGAGCTCGAGGTCGGCGCGGAGGTGGAAGTATGGCTCACGTGA
- a CDS encoding M16 family metallopeptidase, with protein MPIVELPLTSGQLVDGAPASTTIFGKEGGAVVRRSILPGGVRVLTEAMPGQRSASIGFWVGVGSRDEAAGQHGSTHFLEHLLFKGTQRRTALEIASAFDEVGGESNAATAKESTCYYARVLDTDLPMAIDVIADMITSAVLDSEELEQERDVILEEIAMDGDDPTDVAHEHFVAAVLGEHPLGRPIGGTPEAIKAVPRESVWDHYRRYYRPDELVITVAGGLEHDVVCSLVLDALRTAGWTLAEGAAPVARRTTSPAAITGKPGLSVVRRQVEQANVIMGCPSITATDSRRYVMSVLNAVLGGGMSSRLFQEIREKRGLVYSTYSFASAYADAGYFGIYGGCSPAKVPQVLALMAAELEKLAEHGITDDELRKAVGQLSGGIVLALEDTGSRMSRLGRAELVSGEFQDIEETLAQIAAVSAHDVQELARVLAAAPRTTTVVGPFDETETFGLA; from the coding sequence ATGCCCATAGTCGAATTGCCGCTGACCTCAGGCCAGCTCGTGGACGGCGCCCCGGCGTCCACCACGATCTTCGGGAAGGAGGGCGGCGCCGTCGTGCGCCGTTCCATCCTCCCCGGGGGCGTGCGCGTCCTCACGGAGGCCATGCCCGGCCAGAGGTCGGCGTCGATCGGCTTCTGGGTCGGTGTGGGATCCCGTGACGAGGCCGCAGGCCAGCATGGGTCAACACACTTCCTCGAGCATCTGCTCTTCAAGGGAACCCAGCGTCGTACTGCCCTCGAGATCGCCTCGGCGTTCGACGAGGTGGGCGGCGAGTCGAACGCCGCGACGGCCAAGGAGAGCACGTGCTACTACGCACGCGTGCTCGACACGGACCTGCCGATGGCTATCGACGTCATCGCGGACATGATCACGTCCGCGGTCCTCGACTCCGAGGAGCTCGAGCAGGAGCGCGACGTCATCCTCGAGGAGATCGCCATGGACGGCGACGACCCGACGGACGTCGCCCATGAGCATTTTGTCGCCGCCGTCCTCGGTGAGCACCCGCTCGGGCGCCCCATCGGCGGCACGCCCGAGGCGATCAAGGCCGTCCCGCGCGAGTCGGTATGGGACCACTACCGCCGCTACTACCGCCCGGATGAGCTCGTGATCACCGTCGCGGGCGGTCTCGAGCACGACGTCGTGTGCTCGCTCGTGCTCGACGCGCTGCGGACCGCGGGCTGGACCCTCGCCGAGGGTGCGGCCCCCGTGGCGCGGCGCACGACGTCGCCCGCGGCCATCACGGGCAAGCCCGGACTGAGCGTGGTCAGGCGGCAGGTCGAGCAGGCGAATGTGATCATGGGCTGCCCGTCGATCACGGCCACCGACTCGCGCCGGTACGTCATGAGTGTGCTCAACGCGGTGCTCGGCGGCGGCATGTCGTCGCGACTGTTCCAGGAGATCCGCGAGAAGCGCGGCCTCGTGTACTCGACGTACTCGTTCGCCTCGGCCTACGCGGACGCCGGATACTTCGGGATCTACGGGGGCTGCTCACCCGCGAAGGTACCGCAGGTCCTCGCACTCATGGCGGCCGAGCTCGAGAAGCTCGCCGAGCACGGCATCACCGACGACGAACTGCGGAAGGCCGTGGGCCAGCTATCCGGCGGGATCGTCCTCGCCCTCGAGGACACCGGTTCGCGCATGTCCCGCCTCGGTCGCGCCGAGCTCGTCTCGGGTGAGTTCCAGGACATCGAGGAGACGCTCGCCCAGATCGCGGCCGTCTCCGCGCACGACGTCCAGGAACTCGCACGGGTCCTCGCCGCCGCGCCGCGCACCACCACGGTGGTTGGCCCGTTCGACGAGACGGAGACCTTCGGCCTCGCCTGA
- a CDS encoding ABC transporter ATP-binding protein: MDDSVVGDGEGAAAIRTHGLTKRFGAHAAVDDLSLTVPRGSVFGFLGPNGSGKTTTIRMLLGLVSPTAGQAEVLGLPMPRAARGVLPRVGALVEGPAFYPFLSGTANLARLDTADPLAPARTRRARVGSALERVGLSHAAGKKVHAYSLGMKQRLGLAAALLSPRSLLVLDEPTNGLDPQGTREVRSLIRSLADDGTTVFISSHLLAEVEQICSHAAVLRSGRLMAQGTLDELRGAARPRLEVLTPDTSEAAEVLRGLGLEIEPAGPGTVVGLPAAEAADGASSPAAAPAAPEAVVAALVAAGVRVRGFRAEATTLEERFVELTGEGFDVGG, translated from the coding sequence ATGGATGACAGCGTCGTGGGTGACGGCGAGGGCGCTGCGGCGATCCGGACGCACGGTCTCACGAAGCGGTTCGGCGCTCACGCCGCCGTCGACGACCTGAGCCTGACGGTGCCGAGAGGGTCGGTGTTCGGGTTCCTCGGGCCGAACGGCTCAGGCAAGACCACCACGATCCGGATGCTGCTCGGCCTCGTGTCCCCGACTGCCGGGCAGGCCGAGGTCCTCGGGTTGCCTATGCCGCGCGCGGCGCGCGGTGTCCTTCCGCGGGTGGGGGCTCTCGTCGAGGGGCCGGCGTTCTACCCGTTCCTGAGCGGCACGGCGAACCTCGCCCGTCTCGACACTGCGGATCCCCTTGCCCCAGCCCGCACCCGACGCGCCCGCGTGGGGTCAGCGCTCGAGCGGGTCGGCCTCTCCCACGCGGCCGGCAAGAAGGTGCACGCCTACTCGTTGGGCATGAAGCAGCGACTGGGTCTCGCGGCGGCGCTCCTGTCACCGCGCTCCCTCCTCGTCCTCGACGAACCGACGAACGGCCTCGACCCGCAGGGCACGCGCGAGGTCCGAAGCCTCATCCGTTCCCTCGCCGACGACGGCACCACCGTCTTCATCTCGAGCCACCTCCTCGCCGAGGTCGAGCAGATCTGCTCGCACGCTGCGGTGCTGCGCTCGGGGCGTCTCATGGCTCAGGGCACGCTGGACGAGCTCCGTGGCGCCGCACGGCCCCGGCTAGAGGTCCTCACCCCGGATACATCTGAGGCAGCCGAGGTGCTGCGCGGGCTCGGGCTCGAGATCGAGCCCGCTGGGCCCGGAACCGTGGTCGGGCTTCCCGCCGCAGAGGCGGCCGACGGCGCTTCCTCGCCGGCCGCTGCCCCTGCTGCCCCCGAGGCAGTCGTCGCGGCGCTCGTCGCCGCCGGCGTACGCGTACGCGGGTTCAGAGCGGAGGCCACGACTCTGGAGGAACGGTTCGTCGAGCTCACGGGAGAGGGATTCGATGTCGGAGGCTGA
- a CDS encoding LolA family protein, whose translation MQVTVNRRWVRWIPAAAVPAVVAIGLLASGATAVSPPPPATPAQVLALAAGHSARQFSGTLEETADLGLPAIPGQALGAAKGSSTLGSEAALLELLTVPHTAKVYADGPARIRVQVMDQLAERDAIRNGSDAWTYDSAANTVTHVTLPAGSAETAPGTLAMTPEKLAQRFLAAADASTDVSLGAPTAVAGHSSYTLVLTPKASGTLIARVKIAVEAQTGLPLAVDVFAKGQQAPAFNAAYTQLDLKAPDASVFAFSPPPGAKITEQQLPASPGAASQAQKDHPQKDPSQKPAAGTPQGWDAVVVIPKDKVPAGFTDQPLVKQLSTPAAGGRVISSSLFTVFLADDGRVLAGAVPASTLEAKASGTTAK comes from the coding sequence ATGCAGGTCACTGTGAACCGCCGTTGGGTCCGTTGGATCCCGGCCGCCGCGGTCCCGGCCGTCGTGGCCATCGGGCTGCTCGCATCAGGGGCGACCGCGGTGTCCCCGCCGCCTCCTGCCACCCCCGCGCAGGTTCTTGCCCTCGCCGCGGGCCACAGCGCCCGGCAGTTCTCCGGAACGCTCGAGGAGACCGCCGACCTCGGCCTGCCGGCGATCCCAGGTCAGGCGCTCGGCGCAGCGAAAGGCAGCTCGACCCTCGGCTCCGAAGCCGCGCTCCTCGAGCTCCTCACGGTGCCGCACACCGCGAAGGTCTATGCCGACGGGCCTGCCAGGATCCGCGTCCAGGTCATGGACCAGCTCGCCGAGCGCGATGCCATCCGCAACGGCTCGGACGCCTGGACCTATGATTCCGCGGCGAACACCGTGACCCACGTGACTCTCCCGGCCGGATCGGCCGAGACCGCGCCGGGCACGCTGGCGATGACCCCTGAGAAGCTCGCCCAGCGGTTCCTCGCCGCAGCGGATGCGAGCACCGACGTCTCGCTCGGCGCACCGACGGCGGTGGCGGGGCACAGCTCCTACACCCTCGTCCTGACGCCCAAGGCCTCCGGAACGCTCATTGCCCGGGTGAAGATCGCCGTCGAGGCCCAGACCGGTCTCCCCTTGGCCGTCGACGTCTTCGCCAAGGGCCAGCAAGCGCCCGCATTCAATGCCGCTTACACCCAGCTGGACCTCAAGGCGCCGGACGCTTCGGTGTTCGCGTTCAGTCCGCCGCCTGGCGCGAAGATCACTGAACAGCAGCTGCCCGCGTCGCCGGGTGCGGCGAGTCAGGCGCAGAAGGACCACCCGCAAAAGGACCCGTCGCAGAAGCCGGCCGCCGGCACGCCTCAGGGGTGGGACGCCGTCGTCGTGATCCCGAAGGACAAGGTTCCGGCGGGCTTCACCGATCAGCCCCTCGTGAAGCAGCTGTCCACCCCCGCCGCCGGCGGACGGGTGATCTCGTCGTCGCTGTTCACCGTCTTCCTCGCGGACGACGGTCGGGTCCTCGCCGGGGCGGTCCCAGCGTCGACGCTCGAGGCCAAGGCCTCGGGCACCACTGCGAAGTGA
- a CDS encoding MogA/MoaB family molybdenum cofactor biosynthesis protein — MSSLRSAGIIIASTRAATGVYEDRTGPVIADWLAEHSFEVIPTAVVPDGPSVGAALRALLALEPALIVTSGGTGLSPDDVTPEETLPLLDREVPGLMEAIRAAGRDKTPLAALSRGYAGIAGGTFVVNLPGSPSGVMDGLSVLDPIIGHVCDQVAGRGGSHDHAE; from the coding sequence ATGAGCTCGCTCAGGAGCGCAGGAATCATCATTGCCTCGACGCGTGCGGCAACGGGCGTGTACGAGGACCGGACGGGGCCGGTCATTGCCGACTGGCTCGCCGAGCACAGCTTCGAGGTCATCCCCACCGCCGTGGTTCCGGACGGCCCCAGCGTCGGGGCGGCCCTGCGGGCACTGCTCGCGCTCGAGCCCGCGCTCATCGTCACGAGCGGGGGCACCGGCCTGAGCCCCGACGACGTCACGCCTGAGGAGACGCTGCCCCTGCTCGACCGCGAGGTCCCGGGCCTCATGGAGGCCATCCGGGCCGCCGGACGGGACAAGACGCCGCTTGCCGCTCTCTCCCGCGGGTACGCGGGCATCGCGGGGGGGACCTTTGTGGTGAATCTTCCCGGCTCGCCGTCGGGTGTCATGGATGGACTGTCCGTTCTCGACCCGATCATTGGACACGTCTGCGACCAGGTCGCGGGAAGGGGAGGCAGCCATGACCATGCCGAGTGA
- the moaA gene encoding GTP 3',8-cyclase MoaA, translating to MTVELGIPRLRASDAPRADPRAADRPDGLPGLVDRFGRVATDMRLSLTDKCNLRCSYCMPAEGLPWLAKDAVLSADEITRVVGIGARLLGVRELRLTGGEPLVRADLVDIVAALRAAHPDLPIALTTNAVGLDAKAAPLKEAGLSRINVSLDTLHPETFAQLARRPFFDRVLAGIEAAAAAGLGPVKINAVLMRGINDADAPELLAWCLERGYELRFIEQMPLDADHGWTRRGMVTAGEVREVLSTRFRLSPDPRARDGAPAERFEVRPLDGETRDGAPSSGGQGPALGTVGIIASVTEPFCSDCKRTRITAEGKVMSCLFSHEEVDLRGLLRSGATDEEVAQRWQEAMWLKPKAHGMGHTGLGADDFVQPDRSMSAIGG from the coding sequence ATGACTGTTGAGCTCGGCATCCCGCGACTGCGTGCCTCGGACGCGCCGCGTGCGGACCCGCGCGCGGCGGACAGGCCTGACGGCCTTCCCGGCCTCGTAGACCGGTTCGGGCGGGTCGCTACGGATATGCGGCTCTCCCTCACGGACAAATGCAACCTGCGCTGCTCGTACTGCATGCCGGCTGAGGGGCTGCCGTGGCTCGCCAAGGACGCGGTCCTCTCCGCGGACGAGATCACACGTGTCGTGGGAATCGGCGCCCGCCTGCTGGGGGTGCGCGAGCTCCGGCTCACGGGCGGCGAGCCGCTCGTCCGCGCGGATCTGGTGGACATCGTCGCCGCCCTGCGCGCAGCCCATCCGGACCTGCCGATCGCCCTCACCACGAACGCCGTGGGCCTTGACGCGAAGGCCGCGCCGCTCAAGGAGGCCGGCCTGTCGCGCATCAACGTCTCGCTCGACACGCTGCACCCCGAGACCTTCGCCCAGCTGGCCCGCCGGCCGTTCTTCGACCGCGTTCTCGCGGGCATCGAGGCGGCCGCCGCCGCTGGACTCGGGCCGGTCAAGATCAACGCGGTCCTCATGCGCGGCATCAACGATGCCGATGCGCCGGAGCTCTTGGCGTGGTGCCTCGAGCGCGGATACGAGCTGCGGTTCATCGAACAGATGCCGCTCGACGCGGACCACGGCTGGACCCGACGGGGAATGGTCACCGCCGGCGAGGTCCGCGAGGTCCTCTCGACGCGCTTCCGCCTCTCCCCCGACCCGCGGGCCCGTGACGGCGCGCCCGCGGAGCGGTTCGAGGTCCGCCCCCTGGACGGCGAGACGCGCGACGGCGCGCCTTCCTCGGGCGGTCAGGGCCCGGCGCTCGGGACGGTAGGCATCATCGCCTCCGTCACCGAGCCGTTCTGCTCGGACTGCAAGCGCACGCGCATCACGGCCGAGGGCAAGGTCATGAGCTGCCTCTTCTCCCACGAGGAGGTGGACCTCCGCGGACTCCTGCGCTCCGGCGCGACCGACGAGGAGGTCGCGCAGCGGTGGCAGGAGGCCATGTGGCTCAAGCCCAAGGCACACGGCATGGGCCACACCGGGCTCGGCGCCGATGATTTTGTCCAGCCCGACCGGTCGATGTCCGCGATCGGCGGCTGA
- a CDS encoding molybdopterin-dependent oxidoreductase — protein MSLEPRPAAPPGRSATRGRTVFAALAGVLAAASGVLAGELGAALMSPSLSPVSAVGGAVVDFAPPAAKDWAIQAFGTGDKAFLVTVIAIVLALLGAAAGLLELRRAGLGVGLAGLIGLVGLAAVATRSLSSAPAWVCALIAGAVAMSLVRWLVGRLRREATAGTAHDAAGALPASMEPSASVESPASVEPPRSAEFPTSARPTGPVPEGWGTARFPRRGFLRAFAGTAVVVALGGAVTAVVRGASLAAAAAREALRLPTPADPAPAIPTGAEVGVHGVSPLVTANPDFYRIDTAFVVPSVDATGWRLAVTGLVDHPLTITWQELLAQPLVERYVTLTCVSNEVGGTLIGNARWLGWPVRELLARAQPQSGADMVLSRSVDGFTAGTPLEALTDPGRDALLAVAMNGEPLPPEHGFPVRLVVPGLYGYVSATKWVTELKVTTFAADTAYWSTRGWSEKGPVKTASRIDVPRRGTRVAAGDVTVAGVAWAQHRGIALVEVKVDDGAWQPARLGTGISRDTWYQWAASVRLAPGQHRVAVRATDGDGQVQTPNVAPPAPDGATGYDIIELEAT, from the coding sequence ATGAGCCTCGAGCCCCGTCCTGCCGCGCCCCCCGGGCGGTCCGCGACGCGGGGCCGCACGGTGTTCGCGGCCCTCGCCGGTGTGCTTGCGGCGGCCTCGGGGGTACTTGCGGGTGAGCTGGGCGCGGCCCTCATGAGCCCGTCGCTGAGCCCGGTCTCCGCTGTGGGAGGCGCCGTCGTCGACTTCGCCCCGCCCGCAGCGAAGGACTGGGCCATCCAGGCCTTCGGCACCGGGGACAAGGCGTTCCTCGTCACCGTCATCGCGATCGTCCTCGCGCTCTTGGGGGCCGCTGCGGGTTTGCTCGAACTGCGCCGCGCGGGGTTGGGGGTGGGGCTCGCGGGCCTGATCGGGCTCGTGGGCCTGGCCGCGGTGGCGACGCGTTCGCTCTCCTCGGCACCCGCCTGGGTGTGCGCGCTGATCGCCGGGGCCGTCGCGATGTCGCTGGTGCGCTGGCTCGTGGGCCGGCTGCGGCGCGAAGCGACGGCGGGCACAGCGCACGACGCCGCCGGCGCGCTGCCCGCGTCGATGGAGCCTTCCGCGTCGGTGGAGTCTCCCGCGTCGGTGGAGCCTCCAAGGTCGGCGGAGTTTCCCACGTCGGCGCGGCCGACAGGTCCAGTGCCGGAGGGCTGGGGGACTGCCCGATTCCCACGCCGCGGCTTCCTGCGGGCCTTTGCCGGGACGGCCGTCGTCGTCGCGCTGGGAGGTGCGGTCACCGCCGTCGTGCGCGGGGCCTCGCTGGCCGCAGCCGCCGCGCGCGAGGCGCTCCGCCTCCCGACCCCCGCGGATCCGGCCCCGGCGATCCCCACAGGCGCCGAGGTCGGTGTGCACGGCGTGTCGCCCCTGGTGACCGCCAACCCGGACTTCTACCGGATCGACACAGCCTTCGTGGTCCCCTCCGTGGACGCCACCGGCTGGCGGCTCGCGGTCACCGGCCTCGTCGACCATCCGCTGACGATCACCTGGCAGGAACTCCTCGCGCAGCCGCTCGTCGAGCGTTACGTGACGCTCACGTGCGTGTCGAACGAGGTGGGGGGCACGCTGATCGGCAACGCGCGATGGCTCGGATGGCCCGTCCGCGAGCTGCTCGCGAGGGCCCAGCCCCAGTCCGGGGCGGACATGGTGCTCTCCCGCAGCGTCGACGGTTTCACCGCCGGCACCCCGCTCGAGGCCCTCACCGACCCCGGACGGGACGCGCTCCTCGCCGTCGCGATGAACGGAGAGCCGCTCCCGCCCGAGCACGGCTTCCCCGTTCGCCTCGTGGTGCCGGGACTGTACGGCTACGTGTCCGCCACGAAGTGGGTGACCGAGCTCAAGGTCACCACCTTCGCGGCAGACACGGCCTACTGGAGCACGCGCGGCTGGAGCGAGAAGGGTCCCGTCAAGACCGCCTCGCGCATCGACGTCCCGCGCCGGGGAACCCGTGTCGCAGCGGGGGATGTCACGGTGGCCGGGGTTGCCTGGGCGCAGCATCGCGGCATCGCCCTCGTCGAGGTGAAGGTGGACGACGGCGCGTGGCAGCCCGCGCGGCTCGGCACCGGGATATCCCGGGATACTTGGTACCAATGGGCCGCATCGGTCCGGCTCGCGCCCGGCCAGCACCGGGTCGCCGTCCGTGCGACCGACGGCGACGGCCAGGTCCAGACCCCCAACGTAGCCCCGCCCGCCCCGGACGGCGCGACGGGCTACGACATCATTGAGCTGGAGGCCACATGA
- a CDS encoding molybdenum cofactor biosynthesis protein MoaE yields the protein MTMPSEGLPAEGMTGAAPGGSISDARADGALADDAASADASVEVVHAAVTSEPLDEAAARAAVDAADAGAVVLFSGVVRNHDDGRGVTRLTYTAHPTAGATLRGVVETVIAEHGQAHGASERAMRVWIAHRIGELAVGDAAFVCAVSAAHRGEAFRLCSDLVDRVKAEVPVWKEQFFEGGGSEWVAALG from the coding sequence ATGACCATGCCGAGTGAGGGCCTGCCGGCCGAGGGTATGACCGGCGCAGCCCCTGGCGGCTCCATTTCCGACGCTCGAGCCGATGGCGCCCTTGCCGACGATGCAGCGAGTGCGGACGCCTCAGTCGAGGTGGTCCACGCTGCGGTGACCTCCGAGCCGCTCGACGAGGCTGCTGCGCGCGCTGCGGTCGACGCCGCGGATGCGGGCGCCGTCGTGCTGTTCTCGGGTGTGGTCCGCAACCATGACGACGGCCGCGGCGTCACGCGGCTGACGTACACGGCCCACCCGACGGCTGGGGCGACGCTGCGAGGCGTCGTCGAGACGGTCATCGCCGAGCATGGGCAGGCCCACGGCGCGTCCGAGCGCGCGATGCGGGTGTGGATCGCGCACCGGATCGGGGAACTCGCGGTGGGCGACGCCGCGTTCGTGTGTGCCGTCTCGGCGGCGCACCGGGGCGAGGCCTTCCGGCTCTGCTCCGACCTCGTGGACCGGGTCAAGGCCGAGGTGCCGGTCTGGAAGGAGCAGTTCTTCGAGGGCGGCGGGAGCGAATGGGTGGCCGCCCTCGGCTGA